A single genomic interval of Sinorhizobium garamanticum harbors:
- a CDS encoding peptidylprolyl isomerase: MKILQFAFAGALAFAALTGTAFAQSGDNVITIQLKDGPVVVELRPDIAPKHVDQIKALAAAGEYDNVAFHRVIKGFMAQTGDVQYGDMEQGYQAELAGTGGSSKPDLPAEFSDVPFERGTVGMARSQDPNSANSQFFIMFAPGDFLNGQYTVVGKVVEGMENVDKIKLGDDANNGAVTDPDRMISVKVGK; this comes from the coding sequence ATGAAAATCCTCCAATTCGCTTTTGCCGGCGCCCTGGCGTTCGCCGCCTTGACGGGGACTGCCTTCGCGCAGTCCGGCGACAATGTGATTACCATACAGCTCAAGGACGGCCCGGTCGTCGTCGAGTTGCGCCCGGACATCGCGCCGAAGCACGTTGATCAGATCAAGGCGCTCGCTGCCGCAGGCGAATACGACAACGTTGCCTTTCATCGCGTGATCAAGGGCTTCATGGCCCAGACGGGCGACGTACAATACGGCGATATGGAGCAGGGCTATCAGGCCGAACTCGCTGGAACGGGTGGTTCCTCCAAGCCCGACCTGCCGGCGGAATTCTCCGACGTGCCCTTCGAGCGTGGTACAGTCGGCATGGCCCGTTCGCAGGACCCGAACAGCGCCAACTCGCAGTTCTTTATCATGTTCGCGCCGGGCGACTTCCTCAACGGCCAATATACGGTCGTCGGCAAGGTGGTCGAAGGCATGGAGAATGTCGACAAGATCAAGCTCGGAGATGACGCCAACAACGGCGCCGTCACCGATCCAGACCGTATGATCAGCGTCAAGGTCGGCAAGTAA
- the coaD gene encoding pantetheine-phosphate adenylyltransferase: MTTAFYPGSFDPMTNGHLDVLVQALNVAAKVIVAIGIHPGKAPLFSFEERAELIRRSLSEFLPERAGDIAVVSFDNLVVDAARHHGATLLVRGLRDGTDLDYEMQMAGMNRQMAPDIQTLFLPAGTASRPITATLVRQIAAMGGDVSAFVPRAVHQALQAKRTA; encoded by the coding sequence ATGACCACGGCTTTCTATCCCGGCTCCTTCGATCCGATGACGAACGGGCATCTTGATGTGCTTGTGCAAGCACTGAATGTCGCCGCAAAGGTCATCGTGGCGATCGGCATTCATCCGGGAAAGGCGCCGCTTTTTTCCTTCGAAGAGCGCGCCGAGCTCATCCGCCGCTCGCTGAGCGAGTTTCTGCCTGAAAGGGCCGGTGATATCGCCGTTGTTTCGTTCGATAATCTGGTGGTCGACGCGGCGCGCCATCACGGTGCGACCCTGCTCGTGCGGGGCCTGCGCGACGGCACGGACCTCGACTACGAGATGCAGATGGCGGGCATGAACCGGCAGATGGCTCCGGACATCCAGACACTGTTTTTACCGGCGGGTACCGCATCGAGGCCCATTACGGCCACATTGGTCCGCCAGATCGCGGCGATGGGCGGCGACGTAAGCGCTTTCGTCCCCCGTGCGGTCCATCAAGCGCTGCAGGCGAAGCGTACGGCCTGA